Proteins encoded together in one Capricornis sumatraensis isolate serow.1 chromosome 3, serow.2, whole genome shotgun sequence window:
- the TBC1D24 gene encoding TBC1 domain family member 24 isoform X2, whose product MHPPAYNCFVDRDKMDSAIPDLGPKELGCTELQELKQLARQGYWAHSYALRGQVYQRLIRDIPCRTVTPDASVYRDIVSKIVGKHSSTSLPLPEFVDNTQVPSYCLNPKGEGAVRKILLCISNQFPDVSFCPALPAVVALLLHYSADEAECFEKACRILACNDPSRKLVDQSFLAFESSCMTFGDLVNKYCQAAHKLMVAMSEDVLQVYADWQRWLFGELPLSYFARVFDVFLVEGYKVLYRVALAILKFFHKVRAGQPLESDNVKQDIRAFVRDIAKTVSPEKLLEKAFAIRLFSRKEIQLLQMANEKALKQKGITVKQKSVSLSKRQFVHLAVHADSFHSEIVGVKEMRDIWSWVPERFALCQPLLLFSSLQHGYSLARFYFQCEGREPTVLLIKTTQKEVCGAYLSTDWSERNKFGGKLGFFGTGECFVFRLQPEVQRYEWVVIKHPELTKPASLESATVPPSPSHSVSSEPADRLSPFLATRHFNLPSKTESLFMAGGSDCLIIGGGGGPALYIDGDLNRGRTGHCDTFNNQPLCSENFLIAAVEAWGFQDPDIQ is encoded by the exons ATGCACCCCCCAGCCTACAACTGCTTTGTGGACAGAGACAAGATGGACTCAGCCATCCCAGACCTGGGGCCCAAAGAGCTGGGCTGCACGGAGCTGCAGGAGCTGAAGCAGCTGGCACGCCAGGGCTACTGGGCCCACAGCTACGCCCTGCGGGGGCAGGTGTACCAGCGTCTGATCCGGGACATCCCCTGCCGCACGGTCACCCCCGATGCCAGCGTGTACAGAGACATTGTCAGCAAGATCGTGGGCAAGCACAGTAGCACCAGCCTGCCCCTGCCCGAGTTTGTGGACAACACGCAGGTGCCCAGCTACTGCCTGAACCCAAAGGGCGAGGGTGCTGTGCGCAAGATCCTGCTGTGCATCAGCAACCAGTTCCCCGACGTGTCCTTCTGCCCCGCGCTGCCTGCCGTCGTGGCCCTGCTGTTGCACTACAGCGCCGATGAGGCCGAGTGTTTTGAGAAGGCCTGCCGCATCCTGGCCTGCAACGACCCCAGCAGGAAGCTGGTAGACCAGAGCTTCCTGGCCTTTGAGTCCTCCTGCATGACGTTTGGGGACCTGGTGAACAAGTACTGCCAGGCAGCCCACAAGCTAATGGTGGCCATGTCGGAGGACGTCCTGCAGGTGTACGCGGACTGGCAGCGCTGGCTCTTTGGGGAGCTGCCCCTCAGCTACTTCGCCCGTGTCTTCGACGTCTTCCTGGTGGAGGGTTACAAGGTGCTGTACCGCGTGGCACTGGCCATCCTCAAGTTCTTCCACAAAGTGAGGGCGGGGCAGCCGCTCGAGTCGGATAATGTGAAGCAGGACATACGTGCCTTCGTCAGGGACATCGCCAAGACTGTATCTCCCGAGAAACTGCTGGAGAAGGCGTTTGCCATCCGCCTCTTCTCTCGGAAGGAGATTCAGCTCCTGCAAATGGCCAACGAAAAAGCTCTGAAGCAGAAGGGCATCACCGTCAAGCAGAAGAG TGTTTCACTTTCTAAAAG GCAGTTCGTGCACCTGGCCGTTCATGCGGACAGCTTCCACTCGGAGATCGTCGGTGTGAAGGAGATGAGAGACATCTGGTCGTGGGTCCCCGAGCGGTTCGCCCTCTGCCAGCCCCTGCTGCTCTTCTCCTCGCTACAGCATGGGTACAGCCTGGCCAG GTTCTACTTCCAGTGCGAAGGACGAGAGCCCACTGTCCTGCTGATCAAGACTACGCAGAAGGAG GTGTGTGGCGCCTACCTGTCAACAGACTGGAGTGAGAGAAACAAGTTTGGGGGCAAGCTGGGCTTCTTCGGGACCGGAGAGTGCTTCGTGTTTAGG CTGCAGCCCGAGGTCCAGCGCTACGAGTGGGTGGTCATCAAACACCCAGAGCTGACCAAGCCCGCGTCCCTGGAGTCCGCCACCGTTCCACCCTCCCCCAGCCACTCTGTATCCTCTGAGCCTGCTGACCGTCTCTCGCCGTTCCTGGCTACTCGGCACTTCAACCTGCCCTCCAAGACGGAGTCCCTGTTCATGGCAGGGGGCAGCGACTGCCTCATCATAG GTGGAGGGGGCGGCCCAGCACTGTACATTGACGGGGACCTGAACCGGGGCCGCACAGGCCACTGCGACACTTTCAACAACCAGCCCCTCTGCTCTGAGAACTTCCTTATTGCCGCTGTGGAGGCCTGGGGCTTCCAGGACCCTGACATCCAGTGA
- the TBC1D24 gene encoding TBC1 domain family member 24 isoform X1, translated as MHPPAYNCFVDRDKMDSAIPDLGPKELGCTELQELKQLARQGYWAHSYALRGQVYQRLIRDIPCRTVTPDASVYRDIVSKIVGKHSSTSLPLPEFVDNTQVPSYCLNPKGEGAVRKILLCISNQFPDVSFCPALPAVVALLLHYSADEAECFEKACRILACNDPSRKLVDQSFLAFESSCMTFGDLVNKYCQAAHKLMVAMSEDVLQVYADWQRWLFGELPLSYFARVFDVFLVEGYKVLYRVALAILKFFHKVRAGQPLESDNVKQDIRAFVRDIAKTVSPEKLLEKAFAIRLFSRKEIQLLQMANEKALKQKGITVKQKRQFVHLAVHADSFHSEIVGVKEMRDIWSWVPERFALCQPLLLFSSLQHGYSLARFYFQCEGREPTVLLIKTTQKEVCGAYLSTDWSERNKFGGKLGFFGTGECFVFRLQPEVQRYEWVVIKHPELTKPASLESATVPPSPSHSVSSEPADRLSPFLATRHFNLPSKTESLFMAGGSDCLIIGGGGGPALYIDGDLNRGRTGHCDTFNNQPLCSENFLIAAVEAWGFQDPDIQ; from the exons ATGCACCCCCCAGCCTACAACTGCTTTGTGGACAGAGACAAGATGGACTCAGCCATCCCAGACCTGGGGCCCAAAGAGCTGGGCTGCACGGAGCTGCAGGAGCTGAAGCAGCTGGCACGCCAGGGCTACTGGGCCCACAGCTACGCCCTGCGGGGGCAGGTGTACCAGCGTCTGATCCGGGACATCCCCTGCCGCACGGTCACCCCCGATGCCAGCGTGTACAGAGACATTGTCAGCAAGATCGTGGGCAAGCACAGTAGCACCAGCCTGCCCCTGCCCGAGTTTGTGGACAACACGCAGGTGCCCAGCTACTGCCTGAACCCAAAGGGCGAGGGTGCTGTGCGCAAGATCCTGCTGTGCATCAGCAACCAGTTCCCCGACGTGTCCTTCTGCCCCGCGCTGCCTGCCGTCGTGGCCCTGCTGTTGCACTACAGCGCCGATGAGGCCGAGTGTTTTGAGAAGGCCTGCCGCATCCTGGCCTGCAACGACCCCAGCAGGAAGCTGGTAGACCAGAGCTTCCTGGCCTTTGAGTCCTCCTGCATGACGTTTGGGGACCTGGTGAACAAGTACTGCCAGGCAGCCCACAAGCTAATGGTGGCCATGTCGGAGGACGTCCTGCAGGTGTACGCGGACTGGCAGCGCTGGCTCTTTGGGGAGCTGCCCCTCAGCTACTTCGCCCGTGTCTTCGACGTCTTCCTGGTGGAGGGTTACAAGGTGCTGTACCGCGTGGCACTGGCCATCCTCAAGTTCTTCCACAAAGTGAGGGCGGGGCAGCCGCTCGAGTCGGATAATGTGAAGCAGGACATACGTGCCTTCGTCAGGGACATCGCCAAGACTGTATCTCCCGAGAAACTGCTGGAGAAGGCGTTTGCCATCCGCCTCTTCTCTCGGAAGGAGATTCAGCTCCTGCAAATGGCCAACGAAAAAGCTCTGAAGCAGAAGGGCATCACCGTCAAGCAGAAGAG GCAGTTCGTGCACCTGGCCGTTCATGCGGACAGCTTCCACTCGGAGATCGTCGGTGTGAAGGAGATGAGAGACATCTGGTCGTGGGTCCCCGAGCGGTTCGCCCTCTGCCAGCCCCTGCTGCTCTTCTCCTCGCTACAGCATGGGTACAGCCTGGCCAG GTTCTACTTCCAGTGCGAAGGACGAGAGCCCACTGTCCTGCTGATCAAGACTACGCAGAAGGAG GTGTGTGGCGCCTACCTGTCAACAGACTGGAGTGAGAGAAACAAGTTTGGGGGCAAGCTGGGCTTCTTCGGGACCGGAGAGTGCTTCGTGTTTAGG CTGCAGCCCGAGGTCCAGCGCTACGAGTGGGTGGTCATCAAACACCCAGAGCTGACCAAGCCCGCGTCCCTGGAGTCCGCCACCGTTCCACCCTCCCCCAGCCACTCTGTATCCTCTGAGCCTGCTGACCGTCTCTCGCCGTTCCTGGCTACTCGGCACTTCAACCTGCCCTCCAAGACGGAGTCCCTGTTCATGGCAGGGGGCAGCGACTGCCTCATCATAG GTGGAGGGGGCGGCCCAGCACTGTACATTGACGGGGACCTGAACCGGGGCCGCACAGGCCACTGCGACACTTTCAACAACCAGCCCCTCTGCTCTGAGAACTTCCTTATTGCCGCTGTGGAGGCCTGGGGCTTCCAGGACCCTGACATCCAGTGA